In Pirellulales bacterium, the DNA window CACCCGGAGAAACGCACGTATTATCTCAATCTCTTGCGGACGGCGCTCTTTCAAGCCAAGCTGACGAGCCAGTTGCGCGTCGATGAAACGGGGAAGCCGTTCGTGTGGATTACGACGATCCAGACGCCGTAGTCGGCATTGGAAAGCACAGGCTGGCAGCCTGTGCCACTTTTGTCGTCGAGCAACGCCAGCACGCGGGAGCAACGCCGATGTTCACGGGCGAAAAGGTCGTCGCGACGCTCGAATCGCTCGGCGTGACGCACGTCGTGTGGCTGCCCGACTCCGTCCTCGGGCCCTGGGAACGCGCCATCGAGCAATCGTCGATTCGACTCGTGCGCGTCTGCCGCGAAGGAGAGGCCTGGGTCATCGCCGCGGGTTTGCACCTGGGGGGCGTACGGCCGGTGGTGATGATCCAATGCACGGGACTCTTCGAGTCGGGCGACGCCCTGCGGAACGTGCTGTTCGACCTGGGGCTGCCGATCTTCTCCATCATTGGCTATCGCAGCTCGCTCGTGCCGAATTCGCCCGACACGGCGCGGCGCTTTACCGAACCGATCCTGCAGACCTGGGGCATCGACTATCGACTGCTGGCCTCGGACGACGATCTGCCGCAACTGGCCGAGCATTTCCGACGCACGCAAGGCGCGGCGAAGCCGGGCGCGGTGCTTATTGCGGAAGGACGGATGTGATGCACGCCGCCACGAGGCTACCGCACGAAACGTCCCCGCGCACGATGCCCCTCGTGCCGGCGCTCGAGATCTTTCGCGACTGGCGGCGCGACGAGATCGTCGTGACCACGATGGGCACGGCCCGCGAGTGGCCGAAGCTCTCGCAGCACCCGCTCGATTTTCATTACATCCCGTCGGCCATGGGGCATGCACCGGTGCTCGGCCTGGGGCTGGCGCTTGCGCAGCCCCAGCGCGAGGTGATCGCCTTCAACGGCGATGGCGGCACGCTGATGAGCCTGGGCTGCCTGGTGACCATTGCCGCCGCCGGCGCGGCCAATCTCACCCTCATCGTGCTCGACAATGGCATTTATGAAGTCACAGGAGGGCAGCGCACCGCGGCGCCGCAAGTCGATTTCGCCAGCCTGGCCCGGGCGGCCGGATTCCAGAGCGTGGCCACGTTCGACTCGCTCGAGGCGTGGCGCGGCGGCATTGCCAGCGCGCTGACCGCGCCCGGGCCGCGGTTTGTCGTGCTGCGGGTCGCGCCGGTGGGAGACGATTACCTGCTAGAATCCCCCGGCCCCATCACCGAGCGCCTGGCCCGTTTTCGAGCGGCGCTCGCTACGTAGCTCCAACGCATAGCACCGACGAGCTTGCGGAAGTTGGCCCAACTCAGTCGCAAGCTCGTCGGTGTTGCGCAGCAACACGAGGTGCTGTGAACGCGCGTGATTCAGCGAGTCGAAGGCAAAGGCAAAGAATCGCTGATCGTCTCCGGCTCTGCATGGCGAGCGGGAGACTTATTTCTTGGCCCCCGCCGATTTGAACGACTCGGAGAAACGCTTGAGCGTTTCCACGGCCTCGGCCGACGGCTGGCCATTCTCGTTCGGAGTGTCCTGGAAGATGACCAGTCGCGACACGCCGTCTCCGCCGGGCAGGCCGTAGACCTGGTCGATCAGCTTGTTGCCGACCAGCGTCAGGTCGAGCTGCGTGCCCGCGATCGCTTTGCCCTCGAGCGTGAGCTTGCAGGGCTTCTTCGCCACTTCGGCCCCTTGCCCCGTGAAGTTCTCTTCGAGCGATTCGACCACGCTCTCGGCGGACGTGTCTCCCTGGAAGGCGAAGAACATGATCTTGAACGTCGTGCCCGAGAGGGTCCAGACGGCGACGTTGGGATCGGTGAGATCGGCCTCCCAGGTGAAGTGGCGCGGATAGTCGAAGCGCGCGCCGCGCAGGTCGAAGACGCGGTGGGGGTCGATGTTCAGCGTGACCTTCGGGTCGGAAAATTTGCCGGAAACCTGGACCGGCTTGCCTTCGACGATCGGAACAGTCTTGTCGCCGAGGGTGAGCGAGAAGGTCAATCCCGGTTCAATCGTTTCATCTTGCGCGGCTTGCTCGGCCAGTGCCGCAGCGCCAGACAGACAGGCGAGGGCCGAAACAATCAACGCGACGTAGATAATCCGCATGGCAGGTACCTCGGGGTGCGGGGAGAGATCGTCGTTTGCTACGAGAGCATACCACGCGCACTACCGCCGGGACGGCCTGAACGCAAACCAAGCAAGAGGCAGCAAGAGCCTGAGGCCGGCGGTGCGATTGTTTGGCGCGGAATGAGATGTTTCCCGGGTGAGGGGTTACACATGATCTGCGCCTGTATGTTGCCGTTGTGCTTGCAACAGCCACTACTTTTGGCTGTGCTGCGACGATGATTGGCGAACGCGGACAGGCAAAGTCCATTCGTCTTCAGTTTTCATCTGACTGATGGCCTCCACGCACAATTCGGATTGTGCCATCACCTCCCGCCGATGCTAACTGCTTGCCATCTGGACTGAATGCGACCGCCGTAACTTCACCGTCGTGGCCTCTCAGTACGAGGGTCTCACGCCCGGTTTCCACATCCCACAACCGTACCGTACCGTCGAAGTTCGCCGTAGCGACTCGTCTACCATCTGGACTGAAACAAACGTCTCTGAGCGAGCCTTGATGTTCGAGCCGATGCAATTCTGTACCGGTAAGCGTATTCCAGATTCGAGCGACGCTATCGTCGCCTACGGACGCCAATTGTGTCCCACTAGGGTTGAACGACACAGAGAGCAATCTGCCTTTGTGGCCAGTCAATGCAAACAAGGCCGTTCTAGTCTCAACATCCCACAGCGTGCCGGTTGACAAAATACTAGCGTTTCCATTGACATTCTCCTTCACCTGGTAACCTGCAGATGCCAAAAGCTTTCCATCTCGCGAGAATGCAACCGCCTCGACTTGTCCCAGTTGATCATCGATTGTTGACTGTGCCCGTCCCGTCTCTGCGTCCCAGAAGCGAATGGTCTGGTCGTCGCCTCCTGTCGCGATGTATCGCCCATCCGGGCTAAAAATGCCGCAGTTCACGCTTGATTCATGACCCTTGAGAGTGAGGATTTCGTCGCGCGTACTGGTGTCCCAGACGCGCGCAACGCCGTCCCACCCACGCGATACTAAGCGTTTTCCATTTGGACTGAAGGAAACACTACCAGACCAGTCGGGATCTTTGTCCTTCCAGAGAATGGACCGCTGTTCACCAGTTGCGGTATTCCACAAGCGAACGGTTGCGTCCCACCCGGCTGATGCAAGCGTCTTACCGTCTGGGCTGAAGGCAATCGAAACAACACGTCCTTCATGGCCGCGAAGCATGCCAACATTGGGGTCAGCGTTTGCGTCCCAAATACGGACGGTCTTGTCTTGGCCCATCGACACCAATTGGCTTCCGTCTGGCGTGAACCCAAGAAACAACACGGTGTTGCTATGGCCTCTAAGACAACATTCCTCTCGCCCGCTCCTCACATCCCACAACCTGATTGTGCAATCATCACCACCGGTAGCAATTCGTCTACCGTCTGGGCTGAACGCGACCGACGACACTTGCCCCCTATGGCCCCAATACGTGCAGAGCGACGCCTGCGTGGTCATATCCCACACATGCACGTGATCCGAGACCAAGGCGAGGAACTTGCCATCGTGGTTGTAGAACGCATGGAATAGTCCTTTGGACTTTTCACTGGCTAACGTTCGAATCTTTAAGCCGTTTGCGACATTGTATAATTGCACCTCGGAGCCGGGAAAAACAAGTTGTGTGCCGTCCGGACTAAAAGTGGGAATACTGGACTCGCGTTCGTCGTGCTGTATCTCCAGGCTAAGATTACCAGTGACAGGGTCCCAAAGTCGCGCTGCGAATCCATCATCAGTCAGCAGCCTTGAGTTACATTCGCTGAAAGCTAAAAGACCTGCGCTTGAATTATGCTCTGGCAGAGATTGTAACAGTACTCCCGTGTTGGCATTCCAAACTCGCACGGTATTGTCACTCAGTCCGCTGAAATCGAGATTCATTTCTTCAGTGATGGGCCCTCCTGAAGTCGCCAAGTATGCTCCATCCTTACTGAACGCGATCGAATAGACTGAAGAACTATGTCCGCGAAGCGTGATCAACTCTTGTCTCGTCGCCACGTCCCACACTCGCGCCAACTTGTCAGCTCCACCCGATGCGATGCGATTACCATCCTCGCTATAGTCAACGCATAAAACAGCACCTTGATGCGCGGAAATGGAAGAGAGTTCTCCTGTGTCCAAACTGATAGTTTGGATCGTTCCATCGAGCCTCCCTACAGTCAGGAATCTGAAATCCGGACTGATGTCTGCATTGAGAAAAGCTGCATCCAAATCATCGCGGTACACGATCCGAGATTGATCGCACTGATTTAGCAAGTGCCCCCATTCAAATCCTCGGCGATCAGTTCTAGAATCATCGGGAAATAGCGTACTCAGCACCTCGCGTGCCTGACGAACCGAGTTGTTTTCGATCAATAGTGCAGCGCGGTTTAATTGTGCCACATAAAAACTCGCGTGCGATTCATTGAGCAGTGATTCCGCACGCGTGCGCTCTTCCGCTTCCCGCTCAAGAGCTTCTTCTGCTTTCTCGCGTGCCAATTGTTCGTCGGTCGTTTTTTGCTGCGCCAACATGCGGGCCGATCGCTCACTGTCGCGTGAATTGCGAATACCGATCACAGATATAGTCGAGCCTGTTGCCAACGCGAGCAGAAGTAAGAGAATTGCTACTGTAAGTCCTGCCACTGTGCGATTTCGATTCGCCCATCTCCAACTTCGTTCAATCCGCCCAATCGGCCGCGCGAAAATCGGCTCTCGCTTGAGGAATCGTCGCAAATCAGCGGCGAAGTGCTCGGCCAACACGTACCGCTTGTCCGGCTCCTTCTGTAGCGCCTTGAGGCATATCGTTTCCAAATCCTTTGGAATTTGATCGTTCAATGTTCGCGGGGCACGCGGATCGTCGTTCAAGACCTGATGCAGCAGCATCCGCGCATTGCCCCGGAAGGGACGCTCGCCGGTCAGTAACTCGTAGAGAATTACTCCCAAACTGTAGACGTCGCTGCGGCCATCGACCTTGTGTGACTCGCCTCGCGCTTGCTCGGGACTCATATAGGCCGGCGTGCCCAGGATCTGCCCTTCGACAGTAACGGTCACCTCGCCGGCATCGCGCCGCGCCAGCCCAAAGTCCATCAAGTGGGGTTTGCCCGACTCGTCGAGCATCA includes these proteins:
- a CDS encoding protein kinase codes for the protein MSSDRTGPFDRTAADLRLDDAVERFEKAWQSGDRPAIDAFLAEAEAEERRRWLTELIHVDIEYRLKAGEAPRVEEYLARFAELASDDRLVVDLLRFEYELRRRSEPGLALDEYQRRFPQLARALADNITAGPLPPRGRLLVRLNCPHCENAIQIVDDDSEEEVVCPSCGSSFRIDHDRTQTWKPEKLPRLGKFELLQAVGRGAFGTVYRAKDTELDRIVAVKIPRSGQLSSDEDEDRFLREARSVAQLRHPGIVPVYETGRSESFPYIVTEFVQGVTLADLLTARRFDSREAAELVAAVAESLAYAHARGIIHRDVKPSNVMLDESGKPHLMDFGLARRDAGEVTVTVEGQILGTPAYMSPEQARGESHKVDGRSDVYSLGVILYELLTGERPFRGNARMLLHQVLNDDPRAPRTLNDQIPKDLETICLKALQKEPDKRYVLAEHFAADLRRFLKREPIFARPIGRIERSWRWANRNRTVAGLTVAILLLLLALATGSTISVIGIRNSRDSERSARMLAQQKTTDEQLAREKAEEALEREAEERTRAESLLNESHASFYVAQLNRAALLIENNSVRQAREVLSTLFPDDSRTDRRGFEWGHLLNQCDQSRIVYRDDLDAAFLNADISPDFRFLTVGRLDGTIQTISLDTGELSSISAHQGAVLCVDYSEDGNRIASGGADKLARVWDVATRQELITLRGHSSSVYSIAFSKDGAYLATSGGPITEEMNLDFSGLSDNTVRVWNANTGVLLQSLPEHNSSAGLLAFSECNSRLLTDDGFAARLWDPVTGNLSLEIQHDERESSIPTFSPDGTQLVFPGSEVQLYNVANGLKIRTLASEKSKGLFHAFYNHDGKFLALVSDHVHVWDMTTQASLCTYWGHRGQVSSVAFSPDGRRIATGGDDCTIRLWDVRSGREECCLRGHSNTVLFLGFTPDGSQLVSMGQDKTVRIWDANADPNVGMLRGHEGRVVSIAFSPDGKTLASAGWDATVRLWNTATGEQRSILWKDKDPDWSGSVSFSPNGKRLVSRGWDGVARVWDTSTRDEILTLKGHESSVNCGIFSPDGRYIATGGDDQTIRFWDAETGRAQSTIDDQLGQVEAVAFSRDGKLLASAGYQVKENVNGNASILSTGTLWDVETRTALFALTGHKGRLLSVSFNPSGTQLASVGDDSVARIWNTLTGTELHRLEHQGSLRDVCFSPDGRRVATANFDGTVRLWDVETGRETLVLRGHDGEVTAVAFSPDGKQLASAGGDGTIRIVRGGHQSDEN